In Spodoptera frugiperda isolate SF20-4 chromosome 28, AGI-APGP_CSIRO_Sfru_2.0, whole genome shotgun sequence, one genomic interval encodes:
- the LOC118281593 gene encoding magnesium transporter NIPA2, whose translation MKSSQLTINGQHYNNTHFTIGLSLAISSSAFIGASFIIKKVALRKLQASGNVRASAGGFAYLKQWLWWLGFITMGIGEAANLLAYAFAPAALVTPLGALSVLVAAVLSSRFLKEKLNFIGKIGCFLCVIGSVIFVIHSPKSEEITTFSELVEKLIDYLFLSYVGTIFLMGLIIKLVFIPRFGNTNVMVYLLLCSSTGSLTVVFCKGVALGVRESFSGNVNNFTNYIFWLLFITAVICIMIQMNYLNKSLDIFNTSVVTPVYYVMFTVLVIIASGILFKEWDHMNIPDIVGCVCGFLIVITAVFMLNAFKDVKIAFKDLNLNARYRRSALNLHVEERGPENYSLSSRMRHL comes from the exons ATGAAGTCCTCACAGTTGACTATAAATGGCCAGCATTACAATAATACCCATTTTACAATTGGTTTAAGTCTTGCAATTTCATCAAGTGCTTTTATTGGCgctagttttataattaaaaaagttgcTTTAAGAAAACTTCAAGCTTCTGGAAACGTAAGAGCGTCGGCAGGCGGATTCGCCTATTTGAAGCAATGGCTGTGGTGGCTTGGCTTTATAACAA TGGGTATTGGAGAAGCTGCAAATCTTCTGGCTTATGCATTTGCTCCAGCTGCTCTGGTAACACCTTTAGGTGCACTCAGTGTTCTTGTTGCAGCAGTATTGTCATCAAGATTTCTAAAAGAAAAGCTTAATTTCATAGGAAAA ATTGGATGTTTCCTATGTGTTATTGGATCAGTAATATTTGTGATACATTCACcaaaatcagaagaaataacAACTTTCAGTGAGTTAGTGGAAAAACTAattgactatttatttttatcatatgtGGGGACAATTTTCTTAATGGGTTTAATAATCAAACTAGTCTTCATACCAAGGTTTGGAAATACTAATGTAATGGTATATTTACTACTTTGTTCATCAACTGGTAGTCTCACAGTAGTATTTTGCAAAGGTGTAGCTTTAGGTGTAAGAGAAAGTTTTTCTGGAAATGTTAACAAttttactaattacattttctgGTTGTTATTTATAACTGCTGTCATTTGTATAATGATTCAGATGAATTATTTGAATAAGTCACTTGACATTTTCAATACCAGTGTTGTTACTCCTGTCTACTATGTCATGTTTACTGTTCTAGTTATCATTGCATCTGGTATCCTTTTTAAAGAATGGGACCATATGAACATTCCTGACATTGTAGGATGTGTATGTGGCTTCCTGATTGTGATCACAGCAGTATTCATGTTAAATGCATTTAAAGATGTGAAAATTgcatttaaagatttaaacctCAATGCACGATATAGAAGAAGTGCATTAAATTTACATGTGGAAGAGAGAGGGCCTGAGAACTATAGTCTAAGCTCACGCATGAGGCATTTGTAA
- the LOC118281594 gene encoding WASH complex subunit 4, giving the protein MRSDIEKEAGTWLLKRYGQFFKSQFQDLVSTTKDEFWEENKTYLPIQVAMTTGELIPVTDLVSSDNTLMTKVLSVLTSLCTEVVALKKEAFEKHFNFLSVYEEYNNNDISKQMESICALSAFTSRCDDVLRNLCSQVFAIFTKSAININGIQLHYIINHIGELFTLIVLLEVLISNTSLVTNWNKYCKTIKSFSHAPENLDLMEDKFKAVVGALNTVTSKIMNDDIVHRSLQNLTVLRGSLVDKNCALVAAEFTKYIKQAITNLDKLVQEQPNVSNLYKCIKVNGLFVLSAHLFGTNDKKIFKALMELNTKAHSVNIIGTTVWFPEQFLQRHVASQFAKHDKISQTMVKARQAYISMKKATLAKDIANLHLVCTQWVLSIEEIFSSNHHKLSAAEMSLHAKTLMTGLDIASTTNHSVLTLINLHLTLGIPLPKSMLLSLFEIMYMLKTLKNAVSRNRNQIIISINMILQHLVFQSTSSILEVKKSLMTDKNYANKRLDELTCLVIAERALKGAATVKRNIAANIALSFVPDTTYLEDSYTRLGKLLEKIQTLSSFIQTMDSLCNCSWLLWHQNIIPIYFEQNFSMQLNTLKLKYFLMVLEDCVVLLHHTDKYYGTTKYEQFLNNMKTMIQNKIILSASQNIETNLRLHIHSHLQLDVINPFTFDMTKKLLLTIDNFRMFFVYMSVVPSVEHYLSTMYYNLTTVVLSDWKTYGEMRQMAKFKFNLKTVQDNLPTQTLEQGLDVLEIMRNIHIFVSKYLYNLNNQIFIEKSSNNKHLNSINIRHIANSIRTHGTGIMNTTVNFTYQFLKKKFFIFSQFMYDEHIKSRLIKDLRNFKESADANGNMYSYKNAEKFNKGIKVLGLNEEGLSYLDLFRDLISQIGNAMGYVRMIRSGGRHCCSDATMFLPNLDNVESFKQLSEESDLGSRTIQSSENLDHNINDLISNFIQGTEYFKLLVDVFAPVFRNPKNVHLKNFYIIIPPLTLNFVEHMILSKDKMSKKNKVGAAFTDDGFAMGIAYIMKLLDQSPNFEGLHWFDSVWKHINDERKQLQEQQHKGSVQLQQALALTEKKIKTLEEEFKLLYYSLTSARIFFR; this is encoded by the exons ATGAGGTCTGACATAGAAAAGGAAGCTGGGACGTGGTTACTTAAGAGATATGGACAGTTTTTCAAATCACAATTTCAAGATCTAGTGTCTACAACAAAAGATGAGTTCTGGGAAGAGAACAAAACCTATTTACCTATACAAGTGGCAATGACAACTGGCGAACTTATTCCTGTAACAGACCTGGTATCATCCGATAACACTTTGATGACCAAAGTATTGAGTGTGCTTACTTCACTGTGCACTGAAGTTGTTGCTCTCAAGAAAGAAGCATTTGAAAA GCATTTCAATTTTTTATCTGTGTATGAGGAATACAATAACAATGATATCAGCAAACAAATGGAATCAATTTGTGCACTAAGTGCCTTCACTAGCCGCTGTGATGATGTGCTACGTAATCTGTGCAGCCAAGTCTTTGCTATATTCACTAAAAGTGCcataaatatta ATGGAATTCAACTGCACTACATTATAAATCACATTGGAGAATTATTTACCCTAATTGTTTTGTTAGAAGTGTTAATATCCAACACATCTCTAGTAAcaaattggaataaatattgCAAAACTATAAAATCCTTCAGCCATGCACCAGAAAACCTGGATTTGATGGAGGATAAGTTCAAGGCTGTAGTTGGAGCTTTAAATACTGTGACAAGTAAAATTATGAATGATGACATTGTACACAGAAGCCTTCAAAACTTGACTGTATTAAGGGGAAGTTTGGTTGACAAAAATTGTGCATTGGTAGCTGCAGAATTTACTAAGTATATAAAACAAGCAATTACAAATCTAGACAAACTTGTGCAAGAGCAGCCCAATGTTAGCAATCTGTACAAATGTATCAAAGTGAATGGGCTTTTTGTACTGTCTGCACATTTGTTTGGCACTAATGATAAAAAGATTTTCAAAGCATTAATGGAATTAAACACAAAG gCACATAGTGTAAACATCATTGGCACCACAGTTTGGTTTCCTGAGCAGTTCCTTCAAAGGCATGTTGCATCACAATTTGCAAAACACGACAAAATATCTCAAACTATGGTCAAAGCTAGACAAGCTTATATCAGCATGAAGAAGGCCACCTTGGCAAAAGACATTGCAAATCTACATCTTGTGTGTACACAGTGGGTCCTTTCaattgaagaaatattttcatCTAACCATCACAAGTTGAGTGCTGCTGAAATGAGCTTACATGCAAAAACACTTATGACAGGCCTAGACATAGCTTCAACAACAAACCATTCAGTGctcactttaattaatttacatctCACCCTGGGTATACCACTACCTAAAAGCATGTTATTATCATTGTTTGAAATTATGTACATGCTAAAGACTTTGAAAAATGCAGTGAGCCGTAATAGAAACCAAATAATCATTTCAATCAACATGATATTACAACATCTTGTGTTTCAATCAACATCATCTATACTTGAAGTAAAGAAATCTTTAATGACTGATAAAAATTATGCAAACAAGAGGCTTGATGAGCTGACATGTCTAGTGATTGCTGAAAGAGCTCTCAAAGGCGCTGCTACAGTCAAAAGGAATATAGCAGCTAATATTGCGTTGAGCTTTGTCCCTGACACCACATATTTAGAAGACAGTTACACTCGACTTGGGAAACTCCTAGAGAAAATCCAGACTTTATCAAGTTTTATACAAACTATGGATAGTCTATGCAATTGCTCTTGGCTCCTGTGGCATCAGAATATCATACCAATTTATTTTGAACAGAACTTTAGTATGCAGTTGAATAccttgaaattaaaatattttctgatggTGTTAGAGGATTGCGTCGTGCTATTGCATCACACTGATAAATATTATGGAACCACTAAGTATGAAcagtttttaaacaatatgaaaactatgatacaaaacaaaataatactgagTGCAAGTCAAAATATAGAGACGAATTTAAGACTTCATATTCACTCTCATCTTCAGCTAGATGTGATTAATCCGTTCACCTTTGACATGACGaaaaaattattacttactatAGATAACTTCAGgatgttttttgtttacatgTCTGTTGTACCTTCAGTAGAACACTACTTATCAACTATGTATTACAATTTAACAACTGTTGTGCTATCAGATTGGAAGACTTATGGAGAAATGCGTCAAATGGCaaaattcaaatttaacttgaagACTGTTCAGGATAATCTTCCCACACAGACCTTGGAACAAGGTTTAGATGTATTAGAAATAATGCGGAATATCCAcatatttgtttcaaaatacttatataatttaaataaccaGATATTCATTGAAAAGAGCAGTAACAACAAACATCTCAATTCAATAAACATCAGGCATATTGCCAACTCCATTAGAACACATGGCACTGGTATCATGAATACAACTGTGAATTTTACttatcaatttttaaaaaagaagtttttcatattttctcaATTTATGTACGATGAGCACATCAAGTCCAGGCTTATAAAAGACCTAAGAAACTTTAAAGAAAGTGCCGACGCCAATGGAAACATGTATTCTTACAAAAATGCAGAGAAATTTAACAAGGGGATAAAAGTGCTTGGCTTGAACGAAGAAGGGCTAAGTTACTTAGACCTCTTTCGTGACCTCATTAGTCAAATTGGTAACGCGATGGGATACGTTAGAATGATCAGATCTGGAGGGAGACATTGCTGCTCTGATGCCACAATGTTTCTACCAAACCTTGATAACGTCGAATCGTTCAAACAACTCAGTGAAGAGAGTGATCTTGGATCTAGAACGATTCAGTCTTCTGAGAATCTTGATCATAATATCAATGATCTTATTTCCAATTTTATTCAAGGCACAGAGTATTTTAAGTTACTAGTTGATGTATTTGCACCTGTATTTCGTAATCCAAAAAATGTTCATCTGAAGAATTTCTACATTATAATTCCGCCACTAACTTTAAACTTTGTTGAACATATGATATTGTCGAAAGACAAAATGTCGAAGAAGAATAAAGTTGGCGCAGCATTTACTGACGATGGCTTTGCAATGGGTATTGCATATATTATGAAACTTCTCGACCag TCACCAAACTTTGAAGGGCTTCATTGGTTTGATTCTGTTTGGAAACACATCAATGATGAAAGGAAACAACTGCAGGAACAACAACATAAGGGCTCTGTACAGCTACAACAAGCTTTGGCATTAACTGAAAAGAAAATCAAAACTTTAGAAGAAGAGTTTAAGTTGTTGTACTACAGTCTAACAAGTGCTAGAATATTTTTCAGATAA
- the LOC118281595 gene encoding tigger transposable element-derived protein 6, whose protein sequence is MSIWNPGLKNVVDDQSEFLSDFPKKSFSKIDATSKLQVIQALDNGQCKSDIAREYGVHPQTILSIYKQKDAIIKKYNQKYNLLKEICSLNLEQNLLDWFEQQFKSGNVITEDQLRTKAQDILKGLSEKFTSIDDWLLSFRTRHNISKYSSDDMYGEKAKEDWKRFLTNSQPNDVYLGGVCALSHNLDYASYLNGQHAESYVSLLLLVNALGTDKKEVAVAGKESMETEIHVRSLPVSYYYCLNSQINYSIIQNYLTKWNNELASKGNHVTLVLDVPESMINSMKFENIRVLGTTELSYVTNILEKVVECFKYHYRRLQISRSLTYGKDNSTFMDYVHMMGMAWHNIPQKYIQSLSYPPGDGSLFFNVKEDSDNDHSLSRWCKMYNIPLNYDQCPSSLDMIIFCDKKLPCIFRGQLDENMQATDVFSQKVCNSTSGMEAYQAMKRIVSYLQGENAGSSIMKYAKYLENHLEYGALLHMHQIIASTNDSI, encoded by the coding sequence ATGTCAATTTGGAATCCTGGACTTAAAAATGTGGTTGACGATCAATCTGAATTTTTAAGCGATTTTCCCAAGAAATCATTTAGTAAAATTGATGCTACATCAAAACTACAAGTAATTCAAGCTCTAGATAATGGTCAATGTAAATCTGATATAGCTAGAGAGTATGGTGTTCACCCTCAGactattttatctatttacaaACAGAAAGacgcaataataaaaaaatacaaccagAAATATAACCTTCTTAAGGAAATCTGCAGTCTTAATTTAGAACAAAACCTTCTTGATTGGTTTGAACAACAATTTAAGAGTGGAAATGTTATCACTGAAGATCAACTTCGTACTAAGGCACAAGATATACTCAAGGGATTAAGTGAAAAGTTTACTAGTATTGATGACTGGCTGTTAAGCTTTCGTACAAGACATAATATATCCAAATATTCATCTGATGATATGTACGGCGAAAAAGCTAAAGAAGATTGGAAAAGGTTTCTGACCAATTCTCAGCCAAATGATGTTTATTTGGGAGGTGTTTGTGCATTATCACACAACCTTGACTATGCTAGCTACCTAAATGGCCAACATGCTGAAAGTTATGTTTCCCTACTGCTCTTGGTGAATGCATTAGGAACTGACAAAAAGGAAGTAGCAGTGGCAGGCAAAGAATCAATGGAAACGGAAATACATGTTAGAAGTTTACCAGTCTCTTATTACTATTGTCTAAattcacaaattaattattccaTTATACAGAATTACTTAACTAAGTGGAATAATGAGCTGGCTTCTAAAGGAAACCATGTCACTTTGGTACTTGATGTGCCGGAAAGCATGATTAACAGTATGAAATTTGAAAATATAAGAGTACTTGGTACAACAGAACTAAGCTATGTGACAAACATTTTAGAAAAGGTAGTGGAGTGTTTCAAGTATCACTATCGAAGATTGCAAATTAGTAGAAGTTTAACTTATGGTAAAGACAACTCAACATTCATGGATTATGTACATATGATGGGTATGGCATGGCACAACATACCACAAAAATATATCCAGAGCCTAAGCTATCCTCCTGGAGATGGCAGTTTATTCTTTAATGTCAAAGAAGATAGTGATAATGATCATAGTTTATCACGATGGTGTAAGATGTATAACATACCTCTGAATTATGACCAATGTCCAAGTTCATTGGAcatgattattttttgtgacaAGAAATTGCCATGTATTTTTCGAGGGCAACTGGATGAAAATATGCAAGCTACTGATGTGTTCAGTCAGAAAGTATGCAATTCAACCTCAGGAATGGAGGCCTACCAGGCTATGAAAAGAATTGTTTCTTATTTACAAGGGGAGAATGCAGGAAGTTCTATCATGAAATATGCCAAATATTTGGAAAATCATCTTGAATATGGAGCTCTCCTACACATGCACCAAATTATAGCTAGTACAAATGattccatttaa
- the LOC118281592 gene encoding syntaxin-5, with product MLPRRRNIGGVTERSPLENDFDTYNKLDKKGSQPTNNSSIFNPFPKTQVKLAPPSNIVEPDITFDILEEFVFEPVMASRDRTNEFISAVRSLQGRTLARPIVRDERKAQILETYSQFMGMAKVISKNITSTYAKLEKLALLAKKKSLFDDRPTEIQELTYIIKGDLSSLNQQIARLGEMPRGRRSMHSHSSSVVLALQSRLASMSNQFKQVLEVRSENLKHQNNRREQFSRVAPLVKEVPSLLQQDDISIDLGDAPNIQTQQQQLALRDDTDTYVQQRAETMHNIESTIVELGGIFQQLAHMVKEQDEAIGRIDANIQEAEMNVEAGHREIMKYFQSVTGNRALMFKVFGVLIFFFIFFVVVMA from the exons ATGCTCCCTCGTCGGCGAAATATCGGAGGTGTGACAGAGCGATCACCTTTGGAGAACGATTTtgatacctataataaattagACAAAAAAGGGAGTCAACCGACTAATAATTCTAGTATATTTAATCCGTTCCCAAAGACACAGGTAAAATTAGCGCCCCCAAGTAATATTGTGGAACCTGATATAACATTCGACATCCTCGAAGAATTTGTGTTTGAACCCGTGATGGCGTCTAGAGACAGAACTAATGAATTTATCTCAGCTGTACGCAGTCTGCAAGGTAGAACTTTGGCCAGACCCATCGTAAGAGATGAAAGAAAAGCTCAGATATTGGAGACATATTCACAATTCATGGGCATGGCAAAAGTTATTAGTAAAAACATAACAAGTACTTATGCTAAACTTGAAAAGTTAGCCTTGT TGGCCAAAAAGAAATCTCTATTTGATGATCGACCAACAGAAATTCAagaattaacatacataattaaaggAGATTTAAGTTCCTTAAATCAGCAAATTGCCAGGCTGGGTGAAATGCCACGGGGGCGACGAAGTATGCATAGCCACTCATCAAGTGTAGTGCTTGCTTTGCAGTCACGTTTGGCTTCAATGAGCAATCAATTTAAACAG GTCCTTGAAGTTAGATCTGAAAAtttgaaacatcaaaacaaCAGAAGGGAACAATTTTCTAGAGTGGCTCCATTGGTTAAAGAAGTGCCATCTCTCTTGCAACAAGATGACATCAGTATAGATTTAGGAGATGCACCAAATATTCAAACACAGCAACAACAGTTAGCATTGAGAGATGACACAGATACATATGTTCAGCAAAGAGCTGAAACTATGCACAATATTGAGAGTACAATTGTTGAGCTAGGAGGAATATTTCAGCAACTTGCTCACATGGTAAAGGAACAGGATGAAGCCATTGGCAGAATTGATGCAAACATCCAAGAAGCAGAAATGAATGTTGAAGCCGGTCACAGAGAAATCATGAAGTATTTTCAAAGTGTTACTGGCAATAGAGCTTTAATGTTCAAAGTTTTTGGTGTTCTTATATTCTTCTTTATATTCTTTGTAGTTGTAATGGCTTGA
- the LOC118281591 gene encoding pre-mRNA-processing factor 40 homolog A has protein sequence MEPANTGTGSPGLIGSGPLIPPNMLGGMAPPMPQSVGIPASAVGMPPVPGIPPNMAGMPPPMGFPPMIPPFSMPPPGFPAFKADMNAPAPDVAPLANQSSPWSEHKAPDGRTYYYNSVSKQSLWEKPDDLKTPAEKLLSACVWKEYTTEAGRVYYHNIETKESSWIIPKELQEIKDKIAAEEAAQAALSAEVPPGEVPLPMSPSNQTGSSALDEAMAKTLAAIDPNLANSIPIPEESKPEEMSVPTQNNVIEVPENPPELQYKDKKEAIEAFKELLKDRNVPSNATWEQCVKIISKDPRYATFKKLNEKKQAFNAYKTQKLKDEREEQRLKTKKNRENLEEFLLSCDRVTSLTKYYKCEEMFNNLEIWRCVPESDRRDIFEDCIFTITKREKEEAKALKKRNMKMLAQVLENMSEITYSSTWSEAQVLLLENSAFKNDVSLLGMDKEDALIVFEQHIRNLEAEYLQEREQVKKRNKRQQRKNRDNFLVLLDTLHEEGKLTSMSLWVELYPVISADMRFSAMLGQNGSTPLDLFKFYVENLKARFHDEKKVIKEILKEKSFEVKPDTTFEEFATVVCEDSKSASLDAGNVKLTYNSLLEKAEARNKEKMKEESKAMKKIESAFKWALTEANIDHQLSWNEVKEKLDLTAPEFAAVPYEEDRVRIYKDFQHEQEESCLHYHHPKSKKAKRSKKKKRSHSASLSRSRSPSPIQIARSPSPAPSHGTWTSDEGRKHKKSKKKHRKHSPLPKSPTPEEGGITDDEAIRHKSKKSKRSAPSSPEEETHELPHKPKKKKDKKEKKDRSAGSTAWSDAELESRRAALLAQLHEHEAD, from the exons ATG GAACCGGCTAATACCGGGACCGGTTCGCCTGGTCTGATTGGTTCGGGACCTCTCATTCCACCGAATATGCTTGGCGGCATGGCACCACCAATGCCTCAGTCTGTAGGCATACCTGCCTCAGCAGTTGGGATGCCACCTGTGCCTGGAATACCTCCGAACATGGCTGGTATGCCGCCGCCGATGGGTTTCCCACCTATGATACCACCTTTTTCAATGCCTCCACCAGGATTTCCGGCATTTAAAGCT GATATGAATGCACCTGCTCCAGATGTTGCTCCGTTGGCCAACCAAAGCAGTCCTTGGTCTGAACACAAAGCTCCAGACGGGAGAACTTATTACTACAACTCTGTTAGTAAACAAAGTCTTTGGGAGAAACCTGATGATTTGAAAACTCCAGCAGAA AAACTATTATCTGCATGTGTTTGGAAAGAATATACGACAGAAGCTGGTCGTGTGTATTACCACAATATAGAAACAAAAGAATCCAGTTGGATCATACCTAAAGAGTTACaagaaattaaagataaaattgcTGCTGAAGAAGCTGCACA GGCAGCACTCAGTGCAGAAGTACCACCTGGAGAAGTACCCTTGCCAATGTCCCCATCAAATCAGACTGGAAGTTCTGCCTTGGATGAGGCAATGGCTAAAACTCTTGCAGCTATAGATCCTAATCTTGCTAATTCTATACCAATACCAGAAGAAA gtaaaCCTGAAGAAATGAGTGTTCCAACACAAAACAATGTAATTGAGGTACCAGAAAATCCACCAGAACTACAATATAAGGACAAAAAAGAAGCTATTGAGGCTTTTAAGGAACTTTTAAAGGACAGG aATGTGCCATCAAACGCAACTTGGGAGCAATGTGTAAAGATAATATCTAAAGATCCTCGCTAtgcgacttttaaaaaacttaatgaGAAGAAACAAGCATTTAATGCTTATAAAACACAAAAGTTAAAGGATGAAAGAGAGGAGCAAAG attaaaaactaagaaaaataGGGAAAACTTAGAAGAGTTTCTATTAAGCTGTGACCGAGTGACATCATTGactaaatattacaaatgtgaagAAATGTTCAACAATCTTGAG ATATGGCGCTGTGTTCCTGAATCTGATCGTAGAGATATATTTGAAGATTGCATATTTACAATAACTAAGCGTGAAAAAGAAGAAGCCAAGGCTTTGAAGAAACGCAACATGAAAATGTTGGCACAG GTGTTGGAGAATATGAGTGAAATAACATACAGTAGTACCTGGAGTGAAGCCCAGGTGTTACTACTAGAAAACTCTGCATTTAAGAATGACGTAAGCCTATTAGGCATGGACAAAGAAGACGCACTTATTG TGTTTGAACAACACATAAGGAATTTAGAAGCAGAATATTTACAAGAACGGGAACAAGTTAAAAAGCGGAACAAGAGACAGCAAAGAAAGAATAGAGATAATTTCTTG gtTTTACTGGATACTTTGCATGAAGAAGGTAAACTTACCTCAATGTCTTTATGGGTAGAATTGTACCCAGTTATATCAGCTGATATGCGGTTTTCAGCTATGCTTG GACAGAATGGCTCTACGccattagatttatttaaattctacgTAGAAAATCTGAAGGCGCGTTTCCACGATGAAAAGAAAGTAATTAAGGAGATTTTGAAGGAAAAAAGCTTTGAAGTTAAACCTGACACTACTTTTGAAGAGTTTGCCACTGTTGTTTGTGAGGACAGCAAGTCAGCATCTCTCGATGCAGGCAATGTCAAGCTCACTTACAATTCATTACTTGAAAAG GCTGAAGCCCGAAACAAAGAAAAGATGAAAGAAGAATCGAAAGCAATGAAGAAAATAGAAAGTGCCTTTAAATGGGCATTGACAGAAGCAAATATAGACCATCAGTTGTCATGGAATGAGGTCAAGGAGAAGTTAGATCTGACTGCGCCGGAGTTCGCGGCCGTACCGTATGAAGAAGATAGAGTTCGGATATACAAA gATTTCCAACATGAACAGGAGGAAAGCTGTTTACATTACCATCATCCGAAATCCAAGAAAGCAAAGCGCTCCAAGAAGAAGAAACGCTCGCATTCTGCTTCATTG TCCAGGTCGCGGTCTCCGTCGCCCATCCAAATTGCTCGCTCGCCGTCGCCAGCTCCCAGCCACGGCACATGGACTTCGGATGAAGGCAGAAAACACAAGAAGTCAAAGAAGAAGCATCGCAAGCACTCCCCATTACCT aaatCTCCGACTCCCGAAGAGGGTGGTATAACAGATGACGAAGCAATTCGCCACAAGAGTAAGAAGTCGAAGCGTAGTGCTCCTAGCAGTCCTGAGGAGGAGACGCACGAGCTCCCACATAAACCCAAGAAGAAGAAAGATAAGAAGGAAAAGAAAGATCG GTCCGCCGGATCGACAGCGTGGAGTGATGCGGAACTGGAGTCTCGTCGCGCCGCCTTGCTGGCCCAACTGCATGAACACGAGGCAGACTGA